The following are encoded in a window of Arthrobacter sp. NicSoilB4 genomic DNA:
- a CDS encoding FtsK/SpoIIIE domain-containing protein — MRIRLTLRRDPAEAKDLAVTVDGLATVADIATQLWAADPARRGTPPPSNLSLSIEEAFAAGGMKGGVLDRKDNLLESGLRPGSIVSLTQLSEQFGTPGANRGPAAATLRVLSGPDVGREFSLPSGTSYIGRGRDADIRLADPLTSKRHARITVGETVEIVDTNSANGLLMDGLPVTRATLNSSDTVALGDTTVSVVSLGTGHSSAPTSPLIDFNRSPRVVPRFGQQKRMLPAGPKRQEHHAFPYIMLLAPLMMGGILFAVTQNVLSVVFMLMMPLFIVGHYVDQKLQAKRERKEQLKQFRESMAAFRTDITRLQNVERSVRLQEAPSVSDTVDSIYKLGPLLWTHRPEHTGFLGLRFGLGTAPSRIEFEEPNSNDTEAEYMAEIQECMAQFRDIEGVPVVSQLRSAGSFGLAGSRGLVDDVARGMVLQLVGLHSPAEVVLAAITSAQSKERWEWLQWLPHVGSGHSPLSGDHLAAGPAGGSALLSRLEDLIDQREAASQTPRPALRPGVDPLSADLSAPLLPTVLVVVEDDAPVDRGRLTRVLERGPDSGVHVMWVASSVQQLPAACRDFMAVDGDHGTTTGQVRLGRHTFPVSCESLDAGLAAQLARMLTPVVDVGKPLEDDSDLPRAVSYATLIGKDFLDNPAAVAERWTENNSVRASAVPNRKDNGTLRALVGSKGIEPLYLDLKNEGPHALVGGTTGAGKSEFLQSWVMGMAAAYSPDRVSFLFVDYKGGAAFADCLHLPHTVGLVTDLSPHLVRRALTSLRAELHHRERLLNRKKAKDLLELQREADPDAPPYLIIIVDEFAALATEVPEFVDGVVDVAARGRSLGLHLILATQRPAGVIKESLRANTNLRVALRMADEDDAIDILGVPTAAYFDPSIPGRGAAKTGPGRIQGFQTGYAGGWTTEKPQRPQIDIVEMAFGSGPAWAAPAPENPVKEEAAGLNDIARMTANIIKAADVLSIEPPRKPWLDELATTYDFSKLPNPRTDERLLLGVADDPAHQDQPTVFYEPDQDGNMAIYGTGGSGKSAALRGIAIAAAVTPRGGPVNVYGIDCGSSGLKMLDELPHVGEIINGDDVERVGRLLRWLRDLADDRAARYSEVRASTIVEYRKLANLPDEKRIFVLVDGMSSFREAYEYSKLSALWDIFLQLATDGRPLGIHLVVSGDRPNSVPASLLASIQRRLVLRLSSEDDYLSMDVPKDVLGQASPPGRGLLGNLEVQLAVLGGNSNLAVQAREVHKLSEAMLRQGVERAPQIERLPDQVDLEILPAGSPDLPVIGVDDETLQPAEILAKGPLLLAGPPGSGRTVALVTLAYALRRSNPGVELIYVGARRSAAASLKLWDRSVVGIDDVEEAIDELVDYSTGTPGKLAIFIEGLTDFTDTGAESGIERLVTASVKAEQWVVGESETSTWSSAWSLAQPFKSGRRGLLLNPGDIDGDSLLSTSLGRISTDFVPGRGYIVGRGKVRKLQVALPPENRN; from the coding sequence ATGAGAATCCGACTGACGCTGCGCCGCGATCCGGCCGAGGCCAAGGACCTGGCCGTCACCGTGGACGGGCTCGCCACCGTGGCGGACATCGCCACCCAGCTCTGGGCCGCCGACCCGGCACGGCGGGGGACCCCGCCGCCGTCGAACCTTTCCCTCAGCATCGAGGAGGCCTTCGCCGCCGGCGGCATGAAGGGCGGCGTCCTGGACCGCAAGGACAACCTGCTTGAATCCGGGCTCCGGCCGGGCTCCATCGTCTCGCTGACGCAGCTCAGCGAGCAGTTCGGAACACCGGGTGCGAACCGGGGGCCGGCGGCGGCGACGCTGCGCGTGCTGTCCGGGCCCGACGTCGGACGCGAATTCTCGCTGCCATCGGGCACCAGCTACATCGGCCGGGGCCGCGACGCCGACATCAGGCTCGCAGACCCGCTCACGTCCAAGCGGCACGCCCGCATCACCGTCGGCGAGACTGTCGAGATCGTGGACACGAACTCGGCCAACGGGCTGCTGATGGACGGCCTGCCGGTCACCCGCGCCACGCTGAACTCCTCGGACACCGTGGCCCTGGGCGACACGACCGTCTCGGTGGTGTCTCTGGGCACCGGGCACAGTTCCGCGCCGACCTCCCCGCTGATCGACTTCAACCGCTCGCCGCGCGTGGTGCCGCGCTTCGGGCAGCAGAAACGGATGCTCCCCGCCGGGCCCAAGCGCCAGGAGCACCATGCCTTCCCGTACATCATGCTGCTCGCGCCGCTGATGATGGGCGGCATCCTGTTCGCCGTCACCCAGAACGTGCTCTCCGTCGTTTTTATGCTGATGATGCCGCTGTTCATCGTCGGCCACTACGTGGACCAGAAGCTGCAGGCCAAGCGGGAACGCAAGGAACAGCTCAAGCAGTTCCGCGAGTCCATGGCCGCCTTCCGGACGGACATCACCCGGCTGCAGAATGTGGAACGGTCGGTCCGGCTGCAGGAAGCGCCCTCGGTCAGTGACACGGTGGACTCGATCTACAAGCTCGGCCCGCTGCTCTGGACCCACCGGCCCGAGCACACCGGGTTCCTGGGGCTGCGCTTCGGCCTGGGCACCGCACCCTCGCGGATCGAGTTCGAGGAGCCCAACAGCAACGACACCGAAGCCGAATACATGGCGGAAATCCAGGAGTGCATGGCGCAGTTCCGGGACATCGAGGGCGTGCCCGTCGTCTCGCAGCTGCGCTCCGCCGGCTCCTTCGGCCTCGCCGGGTCCCGCGGCCTCGTGGACGATGTGGCGCGCGGCATGGTGCTGCAGCTGGTCGGGCTGCACTCGCCGGCCGAAGTGGTCCTGGCCGCCATCACCTCGGCGCAGTCGAAGGAACGCTGGGAATGGCTGCAGTGGCTCCCGCACGTCGGCTCCGGCCACAGCCCGCTCAGCGGCGACCATCTCGCCGCCGGTCCCGCGGGCGGCTCCGCCCTGCTCTCCCGGCTGGAAGACCTGATCGACCAGCGCGAGGCCGCGTCGCAGACTCCGCGCCCGGCCCTGCGGCCCGGCGTCGACCCGCTCAGCGCGGATCTTTCGGCACCGCTGCTGCCCACCGTCCTGGTGGTCGTCGAGGATGACGCCCCGGTGGACCGCGGCCGGCTCACCCGGGTCCTCGAGCGGGGCCCCGACTCCGGTGTGCACGTGATGTGGGTGGCGTCCTCGGTGCAGCAGCTTCCGGCCGCGTGCCGGGACTTCATGGCGGTCGACGGCGACCACGGCACCACCACCGGCCAGGTCCGGCTCGGCCGGCACACCTTTCCGGTGAGCTGCGAAAGTCTCGACGCCGGGCTCGCCGCCCAGCTGGCCCGGATGCTCACGCCGGTGGTCGACGTCGGCAAGCCGCTGGAGGATGACTCCGACCTGCCGCGCGCCGTCTCCTACGCGACCCTGATCGGCAAGGACTTCCTGGACAACCCGGCGGCCGTGGCCGAACGCTGGACCGAAAACAACTCGGTCCGGGCCTCCGCCGTGCCCAACCGGAAGGACAACGGCACCCTCCGGGCCCTGGTGGGTTCCAAAGGCATCGAACCGCTCTACCTCGACCTCAAGAACGAGGGCCCGCACGCCCTCGTCGGCGGGACCACGGGCGCCGGCAAGTCCGAGTTCCTGCAGTCCTGGGTGATGGGCATGGCCGCGGCCTACAGCCCGGACCGGGTGAGCTTCCTCTTCGTGGACTACAAGGGCGGCGCCGCGTTCGCCGACTGCCTGCACCTGCCGCACACCGTCGGCCTGGTCACGGATCTCTCCCCGCACCTCGTCCGCCGCGCGCTGACCTCGCTGCGGGCCGAGCTGCACCACCGGGAACGGCTGCTGAACCGGAAGAAAGCCAAAGACCTGCTGGAACTCCAGCGCGAGGCGGACCCGGATGCGCCGCCGTACCTGATCATCATCGTGGACGAGTTCGCGGCCCTCGCCACCGAGGTGCCGGAGTTCGTCGACGGCGTGGTGGACGTCGCCGCCCGCGGCCGGTCCCTGGGCCTGCACCTGATCCTTGCCACCCAGCGCCCGGCCGGCGTCATCAAGGAAAGCCTGCGCGCCAACACCAACCTGCGCGTGGCGCTGCGGATGGCCGACGAGGACGACGCGATCGACATCCTCGGCGTGCCCACGGCGGCATACTTCGACCCCTCCATTCCCGGCCGCGGCGCCGCCAAAACCGGCCCCGGCCGGATCCAGGGCTTCCAGACCGGCTACGCCGGCGGCTGGACCACGGAGAAGCCGCAGCGGCCGCAGATCGACATCGTCGAGATGGCCTTCGGCTCCGGACCGGCCTGGGCCGCCCCGGCGCCCGAGAACCCGGTCAAGGAAGAAGCTGCCGGTCTCAACGACATTGCCCGGATGACGGCCAACATCATCAAGGCCGCCGACGTGCTCTCCATTGAGCCGCCGCGCAAACCCTGGCTGGACGAACTCGCCACCACCTACGACTTCTCCAAGCTGCCGAACCCCCGCACCGACGAGCGGCTGCTCCTGGGCGTGGCGGACGACCCCGCGCACCAGGACCAGCCCACCGTCTTCTACGAGCCGGACCAGGACGGCAACATGGCCATCTACGGCACCGGCGGCTCCGGCAAGTCCGCGGCCCTGCGCGGCATCGCGATCGCGGCCGCCGTCACCCCGCGCGGCGGGCCGGTCAACGTCTACGGCATCGACTGCGGCTCCTCGGGGCTGAAAATGCTCGATGAGCTGCCGCACGTCGGCGAGATCATCAACGGCGACGACGTCGAACGCGTCGGCAGGCTGCTGCGCTGGCTCCGGGACCTCGCCGACGACCGCGCGGCCCGCTATTCGGAAGTCCGCGCGTCCACCATCGTCGAATACCGGAAGCTGGCGAACCTGCCGGACGAGAAGCGGATCTTCGTGCTGGTGGACGGCATGTCCTCCTTCCGCGAGGCCTACGAATACAGCAAGCTCTCGGCGCTGTGGGACATCTTCCTGCAGCTCGCCACCGACGGCCGGCCGCTGGGCATCCACCTCGTGGTCAGCGGTGACAGGCCCAACTCGGTGCCGGCGTCGCTGCTGGCCTCGATCCAGCGCCGGCTGGTGCTGCGCCTCTCCTCGGAGGACGACTACCTGTCCATGGACGTGCCCAAGGATGTCCTCGGCCAGGCCTCGCCCCCGGGCCGCGGACTCTTGGGCAACCTCGAAGTGCAGCTCGCGGTGCTCGGCGGCAACTCAAACCTGGCCGTGCAGGCCCGCGAGGTGCACAAGCTCAGCGAGGCGATGCTGCGCCAGGGCGTGGAGCGCGCCCCGCAGATCGAACGCCTGCCGGACCAGGTGGACCTCGAGATCCTGCCCGCCGGCAGCCCGGACCTGCCGGTGATCGGCGTCGACGACGAGACGCTCCAGCCGGCAGAAATCCTGGCCAAGGGCCCGCTGCTGCTGGCCGGGCCTCCCGGTTCCGGCCGCACCGTGGCCCTGGTGACCCTTGCCTACGCGCTGCGCCGCTCCAACCCCGGCGTCGAACTGATCTATGTCGGCGCCCGGCGTTCCGCCGCCGCGTCGCTGAAACTGTGGGACCGCTCCGTGGTGGGCATCGACGACGTCGAGGAAGCCATCGATGAGCTGGTGGACTACTCCACCGGCACGCCGGGCAAGCTGGCGATCTTCATCGAGGGGCTGACCGACTTCACCGACACGGGAGCGGAATCCGGTATCGAACGGCTCGTCACGGCGTCGGTCAAAGCCGAACAGTGGGTGGTCGGCGAATCCGAGACCTCCACCTGGTCCTCGGCCTGGTCGCTCGCCCAGCCGTTCAAGTCCGGCCGCCGCGGCCTGCTGCTCAACCCCGGCGACATCGACGGCGACAGCCTGCTCAGCACCTCGCTGGGCCGGATCAGCACGGACTTCGTCCCGGGCCGCGGCTACATCGTGGGCCGCGGCAAGGTCCGCAAACTCCAGGTCGCGCTGCCGCCCGAGAACCGGAACTGA
- the ligA gene encoding NAD-dependent DNA ligase LigA, translated as MSTGNTAAEAETQTPSEAVREEYEVLVEEVRKHRFAYYQEDAPIISDAEFDELYRRLETIEAMHPELVANDSPTQEVGGEVSAAFAAVEHLQRMYSLEDVFSLEELEAWVAKAEANITKLGNGTPAWLTELKIDGLAVNLLYRDGVLVRAATRGDGFTGEDITHNVLTIKEIPQQLSGEGFPAEMEIRGEVFIPSKAFAEFNEALIEAGKAPLANPRNAAAGSLRQKDPAETAKRPLRMYVHGIGAREGLSTVSQSDTYRQLAAWGLPTSPYFEVLPGLKDVLAFIRNYGDKRHSLTHEIDGIVVKVDDFATQRALGYTSRVPRWAVAYKYPPEEVHTKLLDIAVNVGRTGRVTPYGVMEPVKVAGSTVEMATLHNQEVVIAKGVKIGDIVVLRKAGDVIPEIVGPVLALRDQQDPPVRDFVMPTECPACGTPLAPAKEGDVDIRCPNSRSCPAQLRERVFHLAGRGAFDIEALGWEAAIALTQPAEPATAPLTTEANLFRLTPADLADVRIRREKRSKGVATGEFELVPYFFSKGTAKTPSKPTATTDKLFRELEKAKTQPLWRVLVALSIRHVGPRASRALATAFGSMDAIRQASEEDLAHVDGVGPVIAAALTEWFTEDWHREIVDTWAADGVRMADERDESTPRTLEGLTIVVTGSLEGFSRDEAKEAILIRGGKAAGSVSKNTSYVVAGENAGTKLDKAEQLGVPVLDEDGFRALLANGPADSADGGAGGGAEPGESAAAGDPDAGDGAREDAEEDHQEVVAE; from the coding sequence GTGAGCACAGGGAACACTGCAGCAGAAGCCGAAACACAAACGCCCTCCGAGGCCGTGCGCGAGGAATACGAGGTCCTCGTCGAGGAGGTCCGCAAGCACCGCTTCGCGTACTACCAGGAGGACGCCCCCATCATCTCCGACGCCGAGTTCGACGAGCTCTACCGGCGGCTGGAAACGATCGAGGCCATGCATCCGGAGCTGGTGGCCAACGATTCCCCGACCCAGGAGGTGGGCGGCGAAGTGTCCGCCGCCTTTGCCGCCGTCGAACACCTGCAGCGTATGTACAGCCTGGAGGACGTCTTTTCCCTCGAGGAACTCGAGGCCTGGGTCGCCAAAGCCGAAGCCAACATCACCAAGCTCGGGAACGGGACTCCGGCCTGGCTCACCGAACTCAAGATCGACGGCCTGGCCGTGAACCTGCTCTACCGCGACGGCGTGCTGGTCCGGGCGGCCACCCGCGGCGACGGCTTCACGGGCGAGGACATCACGCACAACGTCCTCACCATCAAGGAAATCCCGCAGCAGCTCAGCGGCGAAGGCTTCCCGGCCGAAATGGAAATCCGGGGCGAGGTGTTCATTCCCTCCAAGGCGTTCGCTGAATTCAACGAGGCCCTGATCGAGGCCGGCAAAGCGCCGCTGGCCAACCCCCGCAACGCCGCCGCCGGCTCGCTGCGCCAGAAGGACCCGGCGGAAACCGCGAAGCGCCCGCTGCGGATGTACGTGCACGGCATCGGCGCCCGCGAAGGGCTTAGCACCGTCAGCCAGTCGGACACCTACCGGCAGCTCGCCGCCTGGGGGCTGCCCACCAGCCCGTACTTCGAGGTGCTGCCCGGGCTCAAGGACGTGCTGGCTTTCATCCGGAACTACGGCGACAAGCGGCACAGCCTCACCCACGAGATCGACGGCATCGTGGTCAAGGTCGACGACTTCGCCACGCAGCGGGCCCTCGGCTACACCTCCCGCGTGCCCCGCTGGGCCGTCGCCTACAAGTACCCGCCAGAGGAGGTCCACACCAAACTGCTGGACATCGCGGTCAACGTGGGCCGCACCGGCCGCGTCACCCCGTACGGCGTGATGGAACCGGTCAAGGTGGCCGGCTCCACCGTGGAGATGGCCACCCTGCACAACCAGGAAGTGGTCATTGCCAAGGGCGTCAAGATCGGCGACATCGTGGTGCTCCGCAAGGCCGGGGACGTCATCCCGGAAATCGTCGGGCCCGTCCTGGCCCTCCGGGACCAGCAGGATCCGCCGGTCCGCGACTTCGTGATGCCCACGGAATGCCCTGCCTGCGGCACGCCCCTGGCGCCGGCCAAGGAAGGGGACGTGGACATCCGCTGCCCCAACTCCCGGTCCTGCCCGGCGCAGCTGCGCGAACGCGTGTTCCACCTGGCCGGCCGCGGCGCCTTCGACATCGAGGCCCTCGGCTGGGAAGCCGCCATCGCCCTGACCCAGCCGGCCGAACCGGCAACGGCGCCGCTGACCACCGAGGCGAATCTGTTCAGGCTGACCCCCGCCGACCTCGCCGACGTCCGCATCCGGCGCGAAAAGCGGTCCAAGGGCGTGGCCACCGGCGAGTTCGAGCTGGTGCCGTACTTCTTCAGCAAGGGCACCGCCAAAACGCCGTCCAAGCCCACGGCCACCACCGACAAGCTGTTCCGCGAACTGGAGAAGGCCAAGACCCAGCCGCTGTGGCGCGTGCTCGTGGCGCTGTCCATCCGGCACGTCGGCCCGCGGGCCTCCCGCGCCCTCGCGACCGCGTTCGGCAGCATGGACGCCATCCGGCAGGCATCCGAAGAGGACCTCGCCCACGTCGACGGCGTCGGCCCGGTGATCGCGGCGGCCCTGACCGAATGGTTCACCGAGGACTGGCACCGCGAGATCGTGGACACCTGGGCGGCCGACGGCGTCCGGATGGCGGACGAGCGCGACGAATCCACGCCCCGGACCCTGGAAGGACTGACCATCGTGGTGACCGGCAGCCTCGAGGGCTTCAGCCGGGATGAGGCCAAAGAAGCCATCCTGATCCGCGGCGGCAAGGCCGCCGGCTCGGTCTCGAAGAACACCAGCTACGTGGTGGCCGGCGAGAATGCCGGCACCAAGCTGGACAAGGCCGAACAGCTCGGCGTGCCGGTCCTGGACGAGGACGGCTTCCGCGCGCTGCTGGCAAACGGCCCGGCGGACAGTGCCGACGGTGGTGCCGGCGGCGGCGCCGAACCGGGGGAGTCGGCGGCCGCCGGCGACCCGGACGCCGGCGACGGCGCGCGTGAGGATGCCGAAGAGGACCACCAGGAAGTTGTGGCCGAATGA
- a CDS encoding inositol monophosphatase family protein, which produces MSADAPGGSAGSLPAALLELARAAAAAGAAVLAGRTAATLDVSNKGDSGDWVTAFDLAAETAVRDVITGARPDDTITGEEGGTVLPASPSGYRWSIDPLDGTTNFIRNIVYYGTSVAVADPDGVWLAGVVDAPALGRTYYALRGHGAWLEEDGRLTQLFGPAAGRTGQILATGFSYDPDVRAEQAAGLRSLMDGFADVRRLGSAALDLCLVADGTHDAYGERGLNEHDFAAGALIAEEAGCWVRRPRLTSPLAGGPSDDERLAAWTCAGTLELSGKFPL; this is translated from the coding sequence ATGAGCGCCGACGCACCAGGCGGGTCCGCCGGCTCCCTGCCGGCCGCGCTGCTGGAACTCGCCCGGGCGGCCGCGGCGGCCGGTGCGGCGGTTCTGGCCGGCCGGACCGCGGCCACGCTGGACGTCAGCAACAAGGGTGACTCCGGGGACTGGGTCACCGCTTTCGACCTCGCCGCGGAAACCGCCGTCCGGGACGTCATCACCGGGGCGCGGCCGGACGACACCATCACCGGCGAGGAAGGCGGCACCGTGCTCCCGGCGTCGCCCAGCGGCTACCGCTGGTCCATCGACCCACTGGACGGCACCACCAACTTCATCCGCAACATCGTCTACTACGGCACCTCCGTGGCCGTGGCGGACCCCGACGGCGTCTGGCTGGCCGGCGTCGTCGACGCCCCGGCCCTGGGCCGGACGTACTACGCCCTGCGCGGGCACGGGGCCTGGCTCGAGGAAGACGGCCGGCTGACGCAGCTGTTCGGACCCGCCGCGGGGCGCACCGGGCAGATCCTGGCCACCGGCTTCAGTTACGACCCGGACGTCCGGGCGGAACAGGCCGCGGGGCTGCGCAGCCTCATGGACGGTTTCGCCGACGTCCGCCGCCTCGGCTCCGCGGCCCTGGACCTCTGCCTCGTGGCGGACGGAACCCATGACGCCTACGGTGAACGGGGCCTCAACGAACACGACTTCGCCGCGGGCGCCCTGATCGCAGAGGAAGCCGGCTGCTGGGTCCGCCGTCCGCGGCTGACCAGCCCGCTGGCCGGCGGCCCCTCCGACGACGAACGCCTCGCGGCCTGGACCTGCGCCGGAACCCTGGAGCTCTCCGGCAAGTTCCCGCTCTAG
- a CDS encoding GNAT family N-acetyltransferase, with protein MHPQILIRPAVPADYDAIARITRDAYLAAGYFESADHPYMRQIQDVARRAAKATIWVAERGGRIVGSVTLAVAGEPYADIAQGDELEFRMLVVDPDVQRSGAGKAMVEAILDHARSLPGINAVALTTGLTWESAHGLYQKTGFKRAPERDWVVPDTEIKLLVYRQQL; from the coding sequence GTGCATCCTCAGATCCTCATCCGCCCCGCAGTTCCGGCCGACTACGACGCCATCGCGCGCATCACCCGGGACGCCTACCTGGCCGCGGGCTACTTTGAGAGCGCCGACCACCCGTACATGCGGCAGATCCAGGACGTGGCCCGCCGGGCAGCGAAGGCCACCATCTGGGTGGCCGAACGCGGGGGCCGGATCGTCGGTTCCGTGACCCTGGCCGTGGCCGGCGAACCCTACGCGGACATCGCCCAGGGCGACGAGCTGGAGTTCCGGATGCTGGTGGTGGACCCGGACGTGCAGCGAAGCGGCGCCGGCAAAGCCATGGTCGAGGCCATCCTGGACCATGCCCGGTCGCTGCCCGGGATCAATGCCGTGGCATTGACCACGGGCCTGACCTGGGAAAGCGCCCACGGCCTCTACCAGAAGACCGGCTTCAAGCGGGCCCCGGAACGCGACTGGGTAGTGCCGGACACGGAGATCAAACTGCTGGTTTACCGCCAGCAGTTGTAA
- a CDS encoding RidA family protein: MRKTFGTGSVWEQKVGYSRAVQVDNTLYISATAASGEDGIVGEDFYTQTRFILDKLGSVLADAGFGYADVVQSKLYLTDISQWEEAGRAHGEVFGEIRPTLALVHVLPFLDPKMLVEIELVAQKSAS, from the coding sequence ATGCGCAAGACATTCGGCACCGGTTCCGTCTGGGAACAGAAGGTCGGCTACTCCCGGGCGGTCCAGGTGGACAACACCCTCTACATCTCCGCCACCGCCGCCAGCGGCGAGGACGGGATCGTGGGCGAGGACTTCTACACCCAGACCCGCTTCATCCTGGACAAGCTCGGCAGCGTCCTCGCCGACGCCGGTTTCGGCTACGCGGACGTGGTGCAGTCCAAGCTGTACCTGACGGACATCAGCCAGTGGGAGGAAGCCGGACGCGCCCACGGCGAAGTCTTCGGCGAGATCCGCCCCACCCTGGCCCTGGTCCACGTGCTCCCGTTCCTGGACCCCAAGATGCTGGTCGAGATCGAACTCGTCGCGCAGAAGAGCGCCAGCTAA
- a CDS encoding response regulator, producing the protein MSEDFRVLIVDDDFHVAKLHAAYVDSVAGFLALPPAGSASQALQAIHSLRPDLVLLDVYLPDASGLDLLHQLDVDTMILSAAADTASLRLAFRRGALGYLLKPFTAESLSQLLRSYARYRRILAQPGNVTQETVERAKRALIPGDVIASAKPRSATEAAVLESLEPGEQYSAAEVATRVGVSRATAQRYLSALADDGAVDIQLRYGTTGRPEHRYGLPPAAGG; encoded by the coding sequence ATGTCTGAGGACTTCCGGGTGTTGATTGTCGATGACGATTTCCACGTCGCCAAGCTGCATGCGGCCTATGTGGACTCGGTGGCCGGCTTCCTCGCGCTGCCCCCGGCCGGATCGGCGTCGCAGGCGCTGCAGGCCATCCACAGCCTGCGCCCGGACCTGGTGCTGCTGGATGTCTACCTGCCGGACGCCTCGGGCCTGGACCTGCTGCACCAGCTGGACGTGGACACGATGATCCTCAGCGCCGCCGCGGACACGGCCTCGCTCCGGCTCGCGTTCCGGCGCGGCGCGCTGGGCTACCTGCTCAAGCCGTTCACGGCCGAATCGCTGTCCCAGCTGCTGCGCTCCTATGCGCGCTATCGGCGGATCCTGGCCCAGCCGGGGAACGTCACCCAGGAGACGGTGGAGCGGGCGAAGCGCGCGCTCATCCCGGGGGATGTCATTGCCTCGGCCAAGCCCCGGTCCGCCACCGAGGCCGCCGTGCTGGAATCGCTGGAACCGGGCGAGCAGTATTCCGCGGCCGAGGTGGCCACCCGGGTGGGCGTTTCCCGGGCCACCGCCCAGCGGTACCTTTCGGCGCTGGCAGACGACGGCGCCGTCGACATCCAGCTGCGCTACGGCACCACCGGGCGGCCCGAGCACCGCTACGGTCTGCCGCCGGCAGCAGGCGGCTAA
- a CDS encoding sensor histidine kinase: MARLTRQRLARRTPLRFSTQTLLLQLGVVALVVLLTSAVHVWLTYDRLGREAENQALTLARTVASDPQVRAEVQQISALPGTPPAAELVNGPLMAAAEGARTRTGALFVVITDETGLRLAHPDAERLGERVSTDPSEALAGKEVTTRNTGTLGPSAGAKVPVFAPDSGTVVGEVSVGYSTETIGQSLARDVVPIVLTAAGALLVGVSASFLLRRRLQRLTLGLEPEEISTLVHDQVAVLQGVDDGVIGIAADGRISVFNAAAQRLLGQPDLTGTPWADAAVPAQLIALTRADAAEGDAVELLAGGRVLVASARKALHGREDLGWVVMLRDRTELQQLTRQLDAVGTMSTALRAQRHEFANQLHTIAGFMSIGQHQQARDYLARLAATGPLKFPVDQAELLQDPYLQAFLGAKGVEADERGVTLRLGPETLVRGQVTEPQEVTTVLGNLIDNAVNAAVAGSAPDRWVEVEVLDGPGTGAGGGTLHIVVGDSGDGLPAAGAGSGADAVFEEGFTTSERPVRAGAGHGLGLALARQLARRRGGDVRVLDPGSPGGPGAVFMATLPGTTVPPAAAPQGTAPNTAAPSETKPNERDIDV; encoded by the coding sequence GTGGCACGGTTGACCCGGCAGCGCTTAGCCCGCCGGACTCCCCTGCGTTTCTCCACCCAGACCCTGCTGCTCCAGCTCGGCGTCGTGGCGCTGGTGGTGCTCCTGACGAGTGCCGTCCACGTCTGGCTCACCTACGATCGGCTGGGCCGCGAGGCGGAGAACCAGGCCCTGACGCTGGCCCGCACCGTGGCCTCGGACCCGCAGGTGCGGGCGGAAGTCCAGCAGATCAGCGCCCTGCCCGGCACTCCCCCGGCCGCCGAACTGGTGAACGGGCCGCTGATGGCCGCCGCCGAGGGCGCCCGCACCCGCACCGGCGCCCTGTTCGTGGTCATCACCGACGAGACCGGGCTGCGCCTGGCCCACCCCGACGCCGAACGGCTGGGCGAGCGGGTCAGCACCGACCCGTCCGAGGCCCTGGCGGGCAAGGAAGTCACCACCCGGAACACCGGAACCCTCGGCCCCTCCGCCGGGGCCAAGGTCCCGGTGTTCGCCCCGGATTCGGGCACCGTGGTGGGCGAGGTCAGCGTGGGCTACTCCACCGAAACCATCGGACAGAGCCTGGCCCGGGACGTCGTTCCGATCGTCCTGACCGCCGCCGGCGCGCTGCTGGTGGGCGTTTCCGCCTCCTTCCTGCTCCGGCGCCGGCTCCAGCGGCTGACCCTTGGCCTGGAGCCGGAGGAAATCAGCACCCTGGTCCACGACCAGGTGGCGGTCCTGCAGGGTGTCGACGACGGCGTGATCGGCATCGCCGCGGACGGCAGGATCAGCGTGTTCAACGCTGCCGCGCAGCGGCTGCTGGGCCAGCCCGACCTCACCGGAACACCGTGGGCGGACGCCGCGGTGCCGGCGCAGCTGATCGCCCTGACCCGGGCCGACGCCGCGGAAGGCGACGCCGTGGAACTCCTCGCCGGAGGCCGCGTGCTCGTGGCCAGCGCCCGCAAGGCCCTGCACGGACGCGAGGACCTGGGCTGGGTGGTCATGCTGCGGGACCGGACCGAACTCCAGCAGCTGACCCGCCAGCTCGACGCCGTGGGGACCATGTCCACCGCACTCCGGGCCCAGCGGCACGAGTTCGCCAACCAGCTCCACACGATCGCCGGCTTCATGAGCATCGGCCAGCACCAGCAGGCCCGCGACTATCTTGCCCGGCTGGCAGCCACCGGGCCGCTGAAGTTCCCCGTGGACCAGGCCGAGCTGCTCCAGGACCCGTACCTGCAGGCCTTCCTCGGTGCCAAGGGCGTGGAAGCGGACGAACGCGGCGTGACCCTGCGGCTGGGCCCGGAAACCCTGGTCCGAGGCCAGGTCACCGAGCCGCAGGAGGTCACGACGGTCCTCGGCAACCTGATCGACAATGCCGTGAACGCCGCCGTCGCGGGCTCTGCGCCGGACCGCTGGGTGGAGGTGGAGGTGCTCGACGGGCCCGGCACCGGTGCCGGCGGCGGCACGCTGCATATCGTCGTCGGGGATTCCGGCGACGGGCTGCCGGCCGCTGGGGCGGGCAGTGGCGCCGATGCGGTGTTCGAGGAAGGATTCACCACCTCGGAACGCCCGGTCCGGGCGGGCGCCGGCCACGGCCTGGGGCTGGCACTGGCGCGCCAGCTGGCGCGCCGCCGCGGCGGGGACGTGCGGGTGCTGGATCCGGGCTCCCCCGGCGGCCCCGGCGCGGTGTTTATGGCGACGCTGCCCGGGACCACGGTGCCCCCTGCGGCAGCGCCGCAAGGGACTGCGCCCAACACGGCGGCGCCCAGTGAAACGAAGCCCAATGAAAGGGACATCGATGTCTGA